Proteins encoded within one genomic window of Sphingomonas cannabina:
- a CDS encoding MarR family winged helix-turn-helix transcriptional regulator, translating into MKQLAAAVGETSTGAARRIGGLERAGLVTRRVDPEDHRRSEIALTPTGEAAITTLLKHIFDNQPVENIGSKIRPVSFHPEESRGRR; encoded by the coding sequence ATGAAGCAGCTCGCGGCTGCTGTCGGCGAAACCTCGACTGGTGCAGCCCGGCGCATCGGTGGCTTGGAGCGAGCTGGCCTGGTCACTCGACGCGTCGATCCAGAAGATCATCGGCGTAGCGAAATCGCTCTTACTCCAACAGGCGAGGCGGCGATCACGACATTGCTGAAGCATATTTTCGATAATCAACCTGTCGAGAACATCGGTTCGAAGATCAGGCCGGTGTCATTTCATCCGGAAGAATCACGCGGGCGCCGTTGA
- a CDS encoding BapA/Bap/LapF family large adhesin → MTGDGEPGATVQIYSPDGTLIGTGTVAADGSYSAAVSPAQTNGERLTVTQTDAAGNVSDPTIALAPDITAPDAPTAEVNDAGTVVTGRGEPGATVTIRDPAGTVIGTGPVGTDGTYTITLTTPQTNGESLTATQADAAGNVSDPTAALAPDLTAPSAPSATVDATGTTVTGEGEAGASITVRDPGGNVIGTGTVDADGHYSVTLTTPQTNGESLSVTQSDAAGNVSDPTTALAPDITAPDAPTADVNDTGTVVTGTGEPGATVEVRDPDGNLIGTGTVDPDGNYTVTLTEPQANGETVTVTQTDPAGNISDPTTALAPDITAPDAPTADVNDTGTVVTGAGEPGATVEVRDPDGNLIGTGTVDPDGNYTVTLTEPQANGETVTVTQTDPAGNISDPTTALAPDITAPDAPTDLAVSDDGTVLTGTGEPGASVEVTDENGAVIGTGAVNPDGSFSVTLTEPQVSGETLGVTQTDAAGNESPQADVVAPFDIDAFDNSATAGIDLVPVVTPVDHGDANYLALVSLVGLDLQVLGVPNVAFTVEPGHSLDAVFEYDALANIGVLSDYRVVVQKWDGTQWTSIDGSGQITLLDLGLLDGNAVASEALGPGEYRAFLTFEGTLGLGLLGSLSVTGTDSDFTDIASVDPIPASGNVITDAGPGGEVDVVSPATVVHSVTVNGVTTDVTADGTTVTGQFGTLVINLDGSYTYTPHADASAIGQAEQFQYTIRDSDGELETANLTITIGSDDITGAPVANDDQARVDVVYENVVDTIDPTVEFSFNTPGLLGTGSGSDTFTVAANTSSDVTIIAVGGGALSALPTFTITIRDAGGAEVQTITATALANVLGLGAGLSLTVQDLPPGTYTFEVSSSSAVGLPFDTDVYLGQTITHLDDFQVQSTTNAEGNLLDNDVAGSAFTELWVRDGTSFVEVEDGGRAITGLYGTLTISETGDYVYTPQADLPHSASDLIDSFTYQLVSPDGRTETATLQIVLDVSGAGTTDDPDPPTATVAPDGASVTGTGEAGATITARGSTGNVIGTGLVGLDGNYTVALTPPQINGERLTVVQTDIEGNVSDPVTAFAPDITAPDAPTADVNDAGTIVTGTGERGATVTVHDPSGATIGTGTVGPDGTYTVTLTSPQTNGEDLTVTQTDGAGNTSAPATVTAPDSTVPDAPTASIDAAGAVVTGDGEAGATITVRDPGGNVIGTGTVGADGHYSVTLTTPQTNGESLSITQTDPAGNISDPTTALAPDITAPDAPVAAVSPDGTVVTGTGEPGARVDVHSPDGDLVGTGLVGPDGNYTVTLTEPQANGETVTVTQMDPAGNISDPTTTLAPDITAPDAPTGLAVSADGTTLTGTGEPGASVEVTDTAGAAIGTGTVNPDGSFSVTLTPAQTHGEELGVTQVDAVGNVSPEATVFAPVDIDAFDNSATAGIDLVPVVTPVDHGDANYLALVSLVGLDLQVLGVPNVAFTVEPGHSLDAVFEYDALANIGVLSDYRVVVQKWDGTQWTSIDGSGQITLLDLGLLDGNAVASEALGPGEYRAFLTFEGTLGLGLLGSLSVTGTDSDFTDIASVDPIPASGNVITDAGPGGEVDVVSPATVVHSVTVNGVTTDVTADGTTVTGQFGTLVINLDGSYTYTPHADASAIGQAEQFQYTIRDSDGELETANLTITIGSDDITGAPVANDDQAAAGVVYENVVDTIDPAVEFNFNTGPGLVILPSTGSGSDTFTVAANTSSDVTIIAVGGGALSVLPTFTITVKDAGGAVVETVTQVALANVLGLGAGLSLTVDDLEPGTYTFEVSSTNTVGLGFNTNVYLGQTITHFDDFQVASTTEATGDLLDNDVLGSAFISLRVNDGTGFVEVDDGGRAITGLYGTLTVSETGEYSYAPRTDLPHSASDLIDSFTYQLVSPDGRTEAATLDVTIDVSGAGTTGFAAFAATTFGAETADVIELGSLAAAPAEAAGADPSTMASLLYDMFEGRGDLENVLQAYLDEPKDDSTIGADADNGIPNTTEVMTVQSEVNDPLSYITIVDDPERDQINSTHLI, encoded by the coding sequence GTGACGGGAGATGGTGAGCCCGGTGCTACCGTTCAGATCTACTCGCCTGACGGCACATTGATCGGGACGGGAACGGTTGCCGCGGACGGGTCCTATTCGGCGGCCGTCTCACCGGCGCAGACCAACGGCGAGAGGCTGACCGTCACGCAGACCGATGCTGCGGGGAACGTCTCCGATCCGACCATCGCACTGGCGCCCGACATCACCGCGCCCGACGCGCCGACCGCGGAGGTCAACGATGCCGGCACCGTGGTGACGGGCCGGGGCGAGCCCGGCGCCACTGTCACCATCCGCGATCCGGCGGGCACCGTCATCGGTACGGGCCCGGTCGGCACGGACGGCACCTATACGATCACGCTCACGACGCCGCAGACCAATGGTGAGAGTCTGACGGCCACGCAAGCGGATGCTGCCGGGAACGTCTCCGATCCCACGGCGGCGCTCGCCCCCGATCTCACCGCGCCATCAGCCCCTTCGGCGACGGTGGACGCCACCGGTACGACCGTGACCGGCGAAGGCGAAGCGGGGGCGAGCATCACTGTCCGCGATCCTGGCGGCAACGTCATCGGTACGGGGACGGTCGATGCCGACGGCCATTATTCGGTCACGCTGACGACTCCGCAGACGAACGGGGAAAGCCTGTCGGTCACGCAGAGCGACGCTGCGGGGAACGTCTCCGATCCGACGACAGCGCTGGCACCCGACATCACCGCGCCGGATGCGCCGACGGCCGATGTCAACGACACCGGCACGGTGGTGACCGGCACCGGCGAGCCCGGAGCAACGGTGGAGGTGCGTGATCCGGACGGCAATCTGATCGGGACCGGCACTGTCGATCCCGACGGCAACTACACGGTGACGCTGACGGAGCCGCAAGCCAACGGCGAGACGGTGACGGTCACGCAGACGGATCCGGCGGGCAACATCTCCGATCCGACGACGGCGCTCGCACCGGATATCACCGCGCCGGATGCGCCGACGGCCGATGTCAACGACACCGGCACGGTGGTGACCGGCGCTGGCGAGCCCGGAGCAACGGTGGAGGTGCGTGATCCGGATGGCAATCTGATCGGGACCGGCACTGTCGATCCCGACGGCAACTACACGGTGACGCTGACGGAGCCGCAAGCCAACGGCGAGACGGTGACGGTCACGCAGACGGATCCGGCGGGCAACATCTCCGATCCCACGACGGCGTTGGCACCCGACATCACCGCGCCCGATGCGCCCACCGACCTTGCGGTGAGCGATGACGGCACCGTGCTGACCGGCACCGGTGAGCCTGGCGCCAGCGTCGAGGTCACGGACGAGAATGGCGCGGTGATCGGCACCGGCGCGGTCAATCCGGACGGCAGCTTCTCGGTGACATTGACTGAACCCCAGGTCAGCGGCGAGACGCTGGGCGTCACCCAGACCGACGCCGCTGGCAACGAATCCCCCCAGGCGGACGTCGTCGCCCCGTTCGACATCGACGCGTTCGACAACAGCGCTACGGCTGGGATCGACCTGGTGCCGGTCGTCACGCCGGTGGACCATGGCGACGCCAATTATCTGGCGCTGGTGTCGCTGGTCGGTCTCGACCTGCAGGTGCTCGGCGTTCCGAACGTGGCGTTCACGGTGGAGCCGGGGCATAGCTTGGATGCGGTGTTCGAATATGACGCGCTGGCCAACATCGGGGTGCTCAGCGATTATCGGGTGGTGGTCCAGAAGTGGGATGGCACCCAATGGACCAGCATCGACGGCTCGGGGCAGATCACGCTGCTCGATCTCGGGCTGCTCGACGGCAATGCGGTGGCGAGCGAGGCGCTGGGACCGGGCGAGTATCGTGCGTTCCTGACGTTCGAGGGCACGCTCGGCCTGGGGCTGCTCGGCAGCCTCAGTGTCACCGGCACGGACTCCGACTTCACGGACATCGCCAGCGTCGATCCGATCCCGGCGAGCGGCAACGTCATCACCGATGCCGGTCCCGGCGGCGAGGTCGACGTGGTGAGCCCGGCGACGGTCGTGCACAGCGTCACCGTGAACGGCGTCACCACGGATGTGACCGCGGACGGAACGACGGTCACCGGTCAATTCGGCACGTTGGTGATCAATCTCGACGGCAGCTACACTTACACGCCCCATGCCGACGCGTCGGCGATCGGGCAGGCCGAGCAGTTCCAGTACACCATCCGCGACAGCGATGGTGAGCTGGAGACCGCCAATCTCACCATCACCATCGGCAGCGACGACATCACCGGCGCTCCCGTGGCCAATGACGACCAGGCGCGCGTCGACGTCGTCTACGAGAATGTCGTCGACACGATCGATCCGACGGTGGAGTTCAGCTTCAACACGCCGGGCCTCCTTGGGACGGGATCGGGCAGCGACACCTTCACCGTTGCAGCGAACACCAGCTCCGACGTCACGATCATCGCGGTCGGAGGAGGGGCGCTGTCCGCCCTGCCGACGTTCACGATCACGATACGCGATGCCGGCGGCGCGGAGGTACAGACGATCACGGCCACCGCCCTGGCGAATGTGCTCGGCCTTGGCGCGGGCCTGTCGCTGACGGTCCAGGATCTGCCTCCCGGTACCTATACCTTCGAGGTGTCGAGCTCGAGCGCGGTGGGGCTGCCCTTCGATACCGACGTCTATCTGGGTCAGACGATCACGCATCTCGACGACTTCCAGGTACAGAGCACCACCAACGCAGAGGGCAATTTGCTCGACAATGATGTGGCCGGCTCTGCCTTCACCGAGCTGTGGGTGAGGGACGGGACCAGCTTCGTCGAGGTCGAGGATGGCGGACGCGCGATCACCGGCCTCTATGGTACGCTGACGATCAGCGAGACTGGCGACTATGTCTACACGCCCCAGGCGGACCTGCCGCATTCGGCGTCGGACCTGATCGACAGCTTCACCTACCAGCTCGTCTCGCCTGACGGGCGAACGGAGACCGCCACACTCCAAATCGTCCTCGACGTCTCCGGCGCCGGGACGACCGACGACCCGGATCCGCCCACCGCTACCGTCGCGCCCGATGGGGCGTCGGTCACCGGCACGGGCGAAGCGGGGGCAACGATCACCGCCCGCGGGTCGACTGGCAATGTGATCGGCACCGGCCTCGTCGGTCTCGACGGCAACTACACCGTCGCGCTGACGCCGCCGCAGATCAATGGCGAGCGCCTGACCGTCGTCCAGACCGACATTGAGGGGAACGTCTCCGATCCGGTGACAGCGTTCGCCCCGGACATCACTGCGCCCGACGCGCCGACGGCCGACGTCAATGATGCAGGCACGATCGTGACCGGCACGGGCGAACGCGGCGCGACCGTTACCGTCCATGATCCGAGCGGCGCGACGATCGGCACCGGCACCGTCGGTCCCGACGGCACCTATACAGTGACGCTGACCTCGCCGCAGACCAATGGCGAGGACCTGACGGTCACGCAGACCGACGGCGCCGGCAATACGTCCGCGCCCGCCACGGTCACGGCGCCCGACTCCACCGTCCCGGACGCGCCCACGGCATCGATCGATGCCGCCGGCGCGGTCGTGACCGGAGACGGTGAGGCGGGGGCGACCATCACCGTTCGTGATCCTGGCGGCAACGTCATCGGCACGGGTACGGTCGGTGCGGACGGCCATTATTCGGTCACGCTGACGACCCCGCAGACGAACGGCGAAAGCCTGTCGATCACGCAGACCGATCCGGCGGGCAACATCTCCGATCCGACGACGGCGCTCGCACCCGATATCACCGCGCCCGACGCGCCGGTGGCGGCGGTCTCGCCTGACGGCACGGTCGTGACAGGCACGGGTGAGCCCGGGGCGAGGGTGGACGTCCACAGCCCCGACGGTGACCTGGTCGGTACCGGCCTGGTCGGCCCCGACGGCAACTATACCGTCACGCTGACGGAGCCGCAGGCCAATGGCGAGACAGTGACGGTCACGCAGATGGATCCGGCGGGTAACATCTCCGATCCCACGACGACGTTGGCACCCGATATCACCGCGCCCGATGCACCCACTGGCCTTGCGGTGAGCGCCGATGGCACCACCTTGACCGGTACCGGCGAGCCTGGCGCCAGCGTCGAGGTTACCGATACGGCCGGCGCCGCGATCGGGACCGGCACGGTCAATCCGGACGGCAGCTTCTCGGTCACGCTCACTCCGGCGCAGACGCATGGCGAGGAACTGGGCGTCACCCAGGTCGACGCGGTGGGCAATGTTTCGCCCGAAGCGACCGTGTTCGCCCCCGTCGACATCGACGCGTTCGACAACAGCGCTACGGCTGGGATCGACCTGGTGCCGGTCGTCACGCCGGTGGACCATGGCGACGCCAATTATCTGGCGCTGGTGTCGCTGGTCGGTCTCGACCTGCAGGTGCTCGGCGTTCCGAACGTGGCGTTCACGGTGGAGCCGGGGCATAGCTTGGATGCGGTGTTCGAATATGACGCGCTGGCCAACATCGGGGTGCTCAGCGATTATCGGGTGGTGGTCCAGAAGTGGGATGGCACCCAATGGACCAGCATCGACGGCTCGGGGCAGATCACGCTGCTCGATCTCGGGCTGCTCGACGGCAATGCGGTGGCGAGCGAGGCGCTGGGACCGGGCGAGTATCGTGCGTTCCTGACGTTCGAGGGCACGCTCGGCCTGGGGCTGCTCGGCAGCCTCAGTGTCACCGGCACGGACTCCGACTTCACGGACATCGCCAGCGTCGATCCGATCCCGGCGAGCGGCAACGTCATCACCGATGCCGGTCCCGGCGGCGAGGTCGACGTGGTGAGCCCGGCGACGGTCGTGCACAGCGTCACCGTGAACGGCGTCACCACGGATGTGACCGCGGACGGAACGACGGTCACCGGTCAATTCGGCACGTTGGTGATCAATCTCGACGGCAGCTACACTTACACGCCCCATGCCGACGCGTCGGCGATCGGGCAGGCCGAGCAGTTCCAGTACACCATCCGCGACAGCGATGGTGAGCTGGAGACCGCCAATCTCACCATCACCATCGGCAGCGACGACATCACCGGCGCTCCTGTCGCCAACGACGATCAGGCGGCCGCTGGGGTCGTCTACGAGAATGTCGTCGACACGATCGATCCGGCGGTCGAGTTCAACTTCAATACCGGTCCGGGACTCGTCATCTTGCCTTCGACCGGATCAGGCAGCGACACCTTCACGGTCGCAGCGAACACCAGCTCCGACGTCACGATCATCGCGGTCGGAGGAGGGGCGCTGTCCGTCCTGCCGACGTTCACGATCACGGTCAAAGACGCCGGCGGCGCGGTAGTGGAGACGGTGACCCAGGTTGCGCTGGCCAATGTTCTTGGACTGGGCGCGGGTCTCAGCCTGACGGTCGATGACCTGGAGCCGGGCACCTACACGTTCGAGGTGTCGAGCACGAACACGGTAGGCCTGGGCTTCAACACCAACGTCTATCTGGGTCAGACGATCACTCATTTCGACGATTTCCAAGTGGCAAGCACGACCGAAGCCACGGGGGATTTGCTTGACAATGACGTGCTGGGTTCGGCGTTCATCTCGTTGCGGGTGAACGACGGGACCGGGTTCGTCGAGGTCGACGATGGCGGACGGGCGATCACCGGCCTCTATGGCACGCTGACGGTCAGCGAGACGGGCGAGTATAGCTACGCGCCCCGCACCGACCTGCCGCATTCGGCGTCGGACCTGATCGACAGCTTCACCTATCAGCTCGTCTCGCCGGATGGACGAACCGAGGCCGCCACGCTCGACGTCACCATCGATGTCTCCGGCGCTGGAACGACGGGGTTCGCTGCATTCGCGGCCACGACATTCGGTGCGGAGACGGCCGATGTGATCGAGTTGGGCAGCCTCGCTGCCGCGCCGGCCGAAGCCGCCGGTGCCGATCCGTCGACGATGGCCTCACTCCTCTATGACATGTTCGAGGGACGCGGTGATCTCGAGAATGTGCTCCAGGCTTATCTCGACGAACCGAAGGACGATTCGACAATCGGAGCCGATGCTGATAATGGTATACCAAATACCACTGAAGTGATGACGGTTCAATCTGAAGTTAATGATCCACTGTCATACATTACTATTGTCGATGATCCCGAAAGGGACCAAATAAATTCTACTCATTTAATCTGA